In Lytechinus variegatus isolate NC3 chromosome 13, Lvar_3.0, whole genome shotgun sequence, the DNA window ATTGAAGTTTGGGCAACGCTGCTGGAGATAGTTATGTTCATGGTATTTCATTTCCCTGGAAACCTAGAACGAAAACAAACCTTATATGCTTTAATATTTGGCCAATGTCAgcatattaaaacaaatttccCCCTTACCTACATTGTTGGTTTACATACCGAtgctaaaaaaatacatataaaccAACGATTTCATGCTCCAATTATTAACATCAAATTTGTTATCAAAGCCAACCTCAAACGATTAACTTGTATAATCTTGTATAATATTGTTGCCATGCAAGCATATACCCAGGGGGGCTTTAAATAATAAAGCTTTACAATAAAGATTACCACTGGCGTAGAGACGGGGGCTTGGGGCTctaactcccccccccaaaaaaaaaaagtttccacgaccgagaaaaggggaaagagaaaaaggtttatattatctgttgaattttatgtcaacatttatcacaaaattgaattttcattgCAAGAAGGCAAAACTTTTCGCCCACTCGCGACTTTCGAGACATTTTCCCATAAAATGTCATGCTGCGTGACAGCGATTTACACTCTAAACCGTATTCGGCTGTTGCAAATAGTTCTTTTCAATCAGGTAATAGCTTTTATTGTTTCAGAAGTAGCTTTCTAGGAAATGGCTAATGGTTTGAGAGTGGTTCTACTGCTATAATATTAATTCGTATAATTCATGACATGTTCAAGGACCTACGGCGTTCTCGTATCAACTAATGTTACCAGGCACCCATCCAATATTCTTTGTCTTACAATAATTGGAAGAGTGAATTAATCGAACGATTGGGTTTGTTAAAGaggtaataaaaaaatcattcaattttattttttactttgattACTCTTTCAAAGCAGGGTCTCGTAACATGAAAAATAGTAATTGATCGTGtgtctggggcccgttgcagaaagagttgctaTCAATCGCAaccaactctaaaaatcacgcgcaacttgattttcaaccaatcaacagcgcgcatttgggacttgcgattgattttttgacttgcgtttaaacgcaactctttctgcaacgggccctgaTGTTTTAAGATTGAACGAACAAAGTAATCATTGCTATTTATTCGGCACAACCACAAAATAGGATAAGGATAGTCACATGGCCATGCAAAACGTATAAATCAGTTTCACAACCGATCTCTAAGCTCTGTGTTACGGGGCCCAAATATCAATTTAAGAATCTAATTAGAATGAAAAGTCATTGATATGATTAATCTCAATGGTCTCTTTTCAAACTCCATTTATAGGTCTTTGAAAGGGAAATACACCAGATAACATTTGGACATGGCTGGAGAAACCAAGGGAGAGAGAAAGCTGAAGCGACTGGAAGAGGCAATGCGATGTCCGCAATGCCAGAAGCAGTTCCAAGACCCTCGATACTTGTCCTGCGGACACTCCTTCTGCCGTAAGTGCATCTCCGAGCTGGTAGTTTTGAAGACGGTGTCCTGTTCGTTATGTGAGAAGCCCTCGCACGTTCCACATGGAGATACGGGCAACCTGATGAAGAATCTAACACTGGCCGGTTTGATAGACTCCTACAAAAACCCTTATACCGAGCCTTCGATCAAGTGCTCTGGGTGCAAGGTATACGAATCGAGGGAAGCCGTGGACCATTGTTACACCTGCCACAAGTCAATTTGTTCCCTGTGTTCGCAGTCCCACTTCAATTTCCGTCACAAGGTGGTTCCCATTGCAGATTACGAGATGGAAAGCATGGAAGCAAGAGACAAGATGACAGAGTCACTCATCGGTAGAATAGCCATTAAGAAAAATGCACTCGAGCAGAGAAAGGGGCTGGTGTCGACGCAGATGAAGCGGGTTGAATCTTCGGCATGCAACCTTATCGAAGATATTCGAAAGACCTTTAACGAACATTTCAAGCGTCTTCAAGAGGTGAGAGATGCTCTTCTTGAAGAGACGAGAGATCGCGAGGAGTTTTTGTTGAACAAGCTGCATACGGTGGAAGACTACGTGCAGACCTACCAGGAATCGCTCTCAAAGATCAGCGCCAACTTAATGATGAACAACAACAAGATCCTGCGTGGAGGAGCATTAACGAACCACATCACCCTTTGCCAAGAACTTGAAGGGCTCCTCCAGGACGACATTGATGTGGGTATACTGAAGGAGACGTCAGCGTATTCAGAGAGTTTCAGCTTCCACGCCAATGAACCATCAAGTATGGGCACGACGGAACGGGCACATCCGGGAGAGTGGAAACTTGGATACGACATGGTCGCACCAAACATCGGATCAGTACGCAGTTTGTGTGCCACACCAGATGGAAAGTTAGCAGTCGGTTATGCCAAAAATAAGGGAGGTATGAGTCTGTTCAACCCGTATGGAAGATGGGAACATATCGTGTCTCTAGACGGCATCATGGTGAGAAGCGTGGCGTTTCTTACTGACGGCCGTTGCGTCATTCTGGATACGGATAACAACTTATCCATGTACAGTATTTCGATGGAGAAGCAAAGCTTTGAATTCGAAACTCTTGACAATTCTAAAGGAGGAACGGGGCAGCTCTGTGTTGACGAACAGCATTCTATCTTTGTAGCATACAAAGCAGCCAAGAAGATTCAGATCTTTTCACCGAATGGCGGAGCTGCTCGGAAAGAGATCACCTTTGGTGGCATAGATCCCCTTGACATTCGCGTGTCCCCAGGTGGTGCGTTGTTCTTGGTGTCTTGGAGGAAGTTGTTCATGCTTAATCTTAAAGGTGAAATCACTGGCCAGCTCATGAACAACTCTTCTGATGAACTCATGGTTGCTGATGTCTGCAGAGACAACACCTTGCTAGTTGGGTACGTCTCCCAGCGCACGGAATGCGACGGAGTGGACCGACTGACTATTCGTAGATACGACGGTACAACAGCCTTCAACCTCAAGGAAACACTCGTCAATGAACATCCCATCGCAATATCGAAGGTTCCTTTCTATTCTATAAGGGAACTGACGACTGGTGAGATATGCTTCAGCACAAAAGACAGGGTTTATTTCTTCAAGGCAGCGATAGATAAGATCAATGACGTCGGGTTTGATGATTACGACATTTGTTCTACGAGACCTTGAACCAATGGCCTGACTTGTCTTGACCTCATCAGAGAAATTGATAAGTCAGAAAAAACCTTCTATACAATATTAATCTGCTGTGAGTGTTCtactaaacccctcaaaaaagtttcgaaatctgagtttggcctaTTAATTTCTCCTAACTCTCAATTTaatacaatgcatatttgaaatcattcaaaagataatttaattctctttaaaatgataccttGCGTGTTGTGATCATGCCATTACGAAAAGAGCatgattcaaaagtgttggatgaggtctgaattgaaaagcagcaaaacgagcagaaatagtcatgaagtgtcaatacagaacatgattattttgtctgtgtcaatagagatgtagatccattcaaatcaagcccctgcttcttcatattttatgtttttcatgttttttgtggtttatgtatggtttgagtcgtggttttaaatacccatgcatgtttgtttgctatgtgtttgcttgtgcataagtgtgtttgattccatgttaatttTGATGTAAAGgtgcatgaaaagaaaataaaccgctgagaaactcattCATCACCacagaaaaaagaacagtgactttcaatattttgtcatgttgcaacttttgaattttgaccttgccctaCATTTCagggcactgcacctccatgtgaaccgtAATCACATCATGTAGGGTGTcatgttaaagaaaattaaatgatctattcattgatactaattacacattgatactTATTAAAACCGAGGAGGAATTATCGCTCAAATTCAGATTTCcacaaacttttttgaggagtttatattCGACTGAAAAGAAGTTGGTGTTTGCCGTTGGATCATTATGTGTTCCAAGTCTTTTAAAGTCTTTCAACAATAATACCAAAACTTATCGGCATAATTAGTGTAGGGTAATTTTTAGGGTTATGTTCATATAGTGTGGTTGTGCGTATTGTATTCAAGAGATTTCTTTGTgaatgtctttttttctctctttctgtcttttcTCCCCTCCACTCACTCTTCCctgtctctccctctttctctctctccatccctctctttctttctttctttctttcttccttccttccttccttcctttctttctttctccctctttctcttctctccACCCCTCTCTATTCATAATCTTTATCTTCGTTTCTGTAGAACTATAATGCCAACATAGAATGACATTTAAAAGAAttaatattataaatatattataatatctGTTATCAACAACGTTTACCcaacaacaagaaaattatttgcAAATTGACATTAGCTTGCCATCGTGAAATAGGCATACTTATTAATTGGAAATACATATATTACGTAAGATGATAACAACCTCATTCCTTGTTCTTATCATAATCAGTCTgatgttttatatttcttatttataaaattataaaaacacGACTTGTTCATTTATTATCCGTCTACATTAACTATTTGTCGTCTTAAAATGTGtttcaaggaaaataaaaaaatattagtgtGCACTTATTCCTATTTATGTATCTTATTTATTCCAAAACACGAcatcttcattttttcatccGTCTACATCAGTTAATCGTCgtcttaaaatatatttcaaggaTAAAAAGAAAACTAATATTATTGTGCATTTATTCgatatttcttatttatatAACAAAACACGAATTGTTCATTTATTATCCGTAAGCAATTATTCGTCgtcttaaaatatatttcaagaaaTTGATATGTCAGGATGATGATATCTTCAGAGTCTCTTTGCAAAGAGGAGAATGTCAATATCGTTTTCGTCTTTCAAATAAAGGTATGTTAATCATTAACTGGCATAATTTAAGATTGGGATTTACAATATCATATTGATttcatacacagtaaaaaaatatacaacgctgtttactatatgaacttACAGTATTGTtgaaacagtttaaacaagtgtttaaatcttaagcaacaaagtttaattttcaatatctaatcttcaataaattcaaCATGATCGTTTAAACGGTTagacaaatactgtaaggttcatatagtaaacagcgttgtagaaaatcttaaacagcgtttttattGTGTAATACCCCTTTAATCAGGGGCGGTGTCCGATTGTGGGGGCATGTGTGCGACCGCCCTCAATGATTTTCAAATACTGGAACAGGGGGGTTAAAAATAGAAGATGACGGAAGAAATAATTGTATAAAGAGAGGAGTCTTGGTCATGCATGGACACTCcataattgttttaattgaGAATGAAATTGGCGTCAACTTTATGGgtcgtctcccccccccccactgaaaTAAACCTGGTACCACCCTTAGACTTACTGAAACAAAGGAGGCATAATCGATGTTTTTCTCATTCAAAAGTACGAATATTTAATCATCAATTGAAGATCACAACCTTAGATAGTACATTATTTTCGCAATATCCGTGTGTCTGTTACTGAGTTAAAATGTACAAAGATTAGTGATCAATAAAAATCATTGTCAAGCGAAATAATATGAATGTCAATCCGGACGTGTTTTGGTGATAGGCATTTTAAAGGCTGTGCGATATAactacaaacatttttttttggggggggagatgGAACAATAAGAGAGCAAAAATAGATGTGACGAgtgaagagggagagagagctAAAGAGCGAGAAAGAGTGAAAAAAAGGGcagagagagacagagggggATAGACTttcagagagggggggggggggggagaaaccGACGGGGAATAGGGGGGTTTACCACTCGATaaaccatctacatgtatctatatttttatagaaACCCTTTACCAAAATGGGCACTTCATAGTTTTCATTTGAATAGCGTCTAAATTACAGTAAGAATATGTTTTCTCACTTTGGCAAGGATaaagtcttcttttttttagttattcaaatagatatatataaagTGACCTATTGATGGGgatatatctatctatcaaaatttaaatgaaatgttaaGAGTGTTGGCAATTGGATATGTGTGGAAAAACACTTTGAACATATCCTTATGTTCTCTTGTAACATATTTCGTCTGACTTTGTAATTTTAGTGTTTAAAGGTTGAGGAGAAATAAATtctttatcaatcaatcaataaatcaatcaaacatAGCAGACATTCATCATTTATTGCCGATTATAATGACCAATTATCTATAAATTCAAGACTATAACCGCTCAAGATGACCGTCCCATATATTCCACAAGCCACAAATcgttcttttcattctttttttttaaccaacgAAAATATCATTTATGGTGAATGCATATCATCACTGTATATGATTTCTGTTTATGCAAAACATAATGTAAAAACTTATAATAGTAACATTGTATTCGTAATGAGAACAaaccacacagcaaaaactgtggtttaaccggtgtacatagaggaccacaccagttattttacaccggtgttaaattgggggtgttagttttacacctagaggtgttattgcaacaccttttgttgttaaatttactttctttagtgttatgtttaatctctagggtgtaattttaacacctcagggtgtggtcctctattaacaccaattggtgtcagttttaacaccgcagtttttacagtgcacaaaagtaacataaaaaatattagtCTCAAATGCAACCGAAATCCAACCGAGGACCATGATCAGATGCCCTTTTTTAATATTGCAATTCTccttattttcccctttttcacTTTATTGCTGTATAGCTCTTCAGATAATTAGAAGAAAGTTTAGGTCAACGTCTTCCAATTTAGAATGCGTAATGACCATCCTGAAGGTATGAATTTTATATCTTTCCTTACACACAAGAATGGCGAGTTTATTTGGCAAAAgtgcaattattattttattacaagactAACAGGCAGCCAAAATTATAATTCGGACACtgatatattcattttgtattgaattaaATAACGCCTAGTTTTTTTTACACGGAagttgtctaaaaaaaaaaaagttgaaggCATAATAAATCACACTTTACATGAAGCAAGTCGTTTTCTCGCAAAGGCTAACACATTATATAGGTCTACTGATGAACAATTATTACAAGTAGTGCATTGCGCACAAAGTAATGCTCGACACATTGGggagtttcatgaaataattgaagTGGCAAAAGTTATGATCAAAGTTcactttatttttgaattcGCAAACAATGTCTATTATTATTCTGAAGGTAATCTATAGTCATGTTTTATCTGTAAaatgtatttatcatgtttattgaatCTGATTCCAGTTCGTCACGCCATCATGGATGGGTACGACTAatgtttgttttgtgaaaagagTTATGTGAACAAAGAATCATCAAGTTCATGTTCATTAAGCACAGACACGCTAATGAT includes these proteins:
- the LOC121426385 gene encoding tripartite motif-containing protein 3-like, which gives rise to MAGETKGERKLKRLEEAMRCPQCQKQFQDPRYLSCGHSFCRKCISELVVLKTVSCSLCEKPSHVPHGDTGNLMKNLTLAGLIDSYKNPYTEPSIKCSGCKVYESREAVDHCYTCHKSICSLCSQSHFNFRHKVVPIADYEMESMEARDKMTESLIGRIAIKKNALEQRKGLVSTQMKRVESSACNLIEDIRKTFNEHFKRLQEVRDALLEETRDREEFLLNKLHTVEDYVQTYQESLSKISANLMMNNNKILRGGALTNHITLCQELEGLLQDDIDVGILKETSAYSESFSFHANEPSSMGTTERAHPGEWKLGYDMVAPNIGSVRSLCATPDGKLAVGYAKNKGGMSLFNPYGRWEHIVSLDGIMVRSVAFLTDGRCVILDTDNNLSMYSISMEKQSFEFETLDNSKGGTGQLCVDEQHSIFVAYKAAKKIQIFSPNGGAARKEITFGGIDPLDIRVSPGGALFLVSWRKLFMLNLKGEITGQLMNNSSDELMVADVCRDNTLLVGYVSQRTECDGVDRLTIRRYDGTTAFNLKETLVNEHPIAISKVPFYSIRELTTGEICFSTKDRVYFFKAAIDKINDVGFDDYDICSTRP